The proteins below are encoded in one region of Campylobacter rectus:
- a CDS encoding thiol:disulfide interchange protein DsbA/DsbL, with the protein MNLLSKFSKGFLTVAIFGAMSAAAFTEGEDYVKLEKPLSVEQNTLVKVFSYACPFCYKYDKTVTPKVVEKVAGLKYAPFHLKTKGEYGELGSKIFAVLAVMDEEKGVSLLDENSLFKKAKFAYYKAYHDQKQRWSDGKDEAAFLKTGLDAAGISEADYQKKLEDPKVAELLKKWDESYDVAKIQGVPAFVVNGKYLIMTKSISSIDGMAQLVEELLKK; encoded by the coding sequence ATGAACCTACTTTCTAAATTTAGCAAAGGCTTTCTAACCGTCGCGATATTTGGCGCGATGAGCGCGGCTGCGTTTACCGAGGGCGAGGACTACGTAAAACTCGAAAAACCGCTATCCGTGGAGCAAAACACGCTAGTTAAGGTCTTTAGCTACGCATGCCCGTTTTGCTACAAATACGACAAAACCGTCACGCCGAAGGTCGTAGAAAAGGTCGCGGGGCTAAAATACGCGCCGTTTCATCTAAAAACCAAGGGCGAATACGGCGAGCTCGGAAGTAAAATTTTTGCCGTTTTAGCCGTGATGGACGAGGAAAAGGGCGTGAGCCTGCTAGATGAAAACTCGCTGTTTAAAAAGGCTAAATTTGCCTACTACAAGGCCTATCACGATCAAAAGCAACGCTGGAGCGACGGCAAGGACGAGGCTGCGTTTTTAAAGACGGGGCTTGATGCGGCAGGCATCAGCGAGGCAGACTATCAAAAAAAGCTAGAAGACCCGAAAGTCGCCGAACTGCTTAAAAAATGGGACGAGAGCTACGACGTAGCCAAGATCCAGGGCGTGCCGGCCTTTGTCGTAAACGGCAAATACCTCATCATGACGAAGTCCATCAGCTCCATCGACGGCATGGCGCAGCTAGTAGAAGAGCTGCTCAAAAAATAG
- the dsbI gene encoding protein-disulfide oxidoreductase DsbI — MKFAEKIAKFADSRLPWVILVAVSAGLVILAHSLFQNYVYMPPCEQCVYIRFAFLCMALGGLVAIINPKNLLLAALGYLLAFWGAIQGIMYSVKLAKIHDAVHGDEPFGVQGCSTEPHYPFGLPLERWAPDWFLPTGDCGYDSPLVPEGVTLDGFQKYLVDLYGDGWYLIPSSKFMSMADCTLIGFGVCFVVLAAMFICKILTIKKA, encoded by the coding sequence ATGAAATTTGCGGAAAAAATAGCAAAATTCGCAGATAGCCGCCTGCCGTGGGTGATCCTCGTAGCGGTGAGCGCGGGGCTTGTTATCCTCGCGCACTCGCTGTTTCAAAACTACGTCTATATGCCGCCTTGCGAGCAGTGCGTCTATATCCGCTTTGCATTTTTGTGCATGGCGCTAGGAGGGCTAGTCGCGATCATAAATCCTAAAAATTTGCTCCTCGCCGCGCTTGGCTACCTGCTAGCCTTTTGGGGCGCGATTCAGGGCATAATGTATAGCGTAAAACTCGCCAAGATCCACGACGCCGTGCACGGAGACGAACCGTTCGGCGTACAGGGCTGCTCGACCGAGCCGCACTATCCGTTCGGCCTGCCGCTTGAGCGGTGGGCGCCCGATTGGTTCTTGCCTACGGGCGACTGCGGCTACGACAGTCCGCTGGTGCCCGAGGGCGTCACGCTAGACGGCTTTCAGAAGTATTTAGTCGATCTTTATGGGGACGGCTGGTACCTGATCCCATCAAGCAAATTTATGTCGATGGCGGACTGCACTCTCATCGGCTTTGGCGTCTGCTTCGTCGTGCTTGCCGCGATGTTTATTTGCAAAATTTTAACTATCAAAAAAGCTTAA
- a CDS encoding sensor histidine kinase, with the protein MKALREHNFKIYFIIIFASLSVVLLGVKNYEDAKAQITTLADKNKIAASENMVGNFSFWLDERLHSLVRAAKFMQNADAIRDDEKLGGFIRLFKENSAEFDALQFLREDGEIFVDGKELGDDEAMPKSLRTGLVWFEETKSTLAPTVNFMQRHKTLDEPTLNLCVPVLDGSSFAGVFCGVVKLQNILKNMEKFKLAPDSYAFIVTHGGEILTPMKDAALKKQIEDKFKELFLRGEDITSIKIGSNFISVAEIPTLNWFIGAGTDNEKELAALLNSALKNALILLFAFAALALVANFLHNFMYSKIKNLQDDYEALLKHKARMSEAGELISGINHQFIQPVNSLNLMISSLLMLQKDGKLDAATLENMLQKGQAATVLLSDTIEIFRNFYKTSDSPQKFSVQRCVKDLLKLMHTELSKANVAVSLREFQDEEATQRMGIVQQILLILIHNAKDAVVERYKDEIAKRQIFIEVKFENGMCKIAVTDYGSGVSKAARDKILTQPKTTKKQGSGIGLYFGKKLANEKLSGDIRLLSAGDPTTFELGFEINLKE; encoded by the coding sequence ATGAAAGCCTTACGCGAACATAATTTTAAAATTTACTTCATCATCATTTTCGCAAGCCTTTCCGTGGTGCTTTTGGGCGTGAAAAACTACGAGGACGCCAAGGCGCAGATCACGACGCTCGCGGATAAAAACAAGATCGCCGCGAGCGAAAATATGGTCGGGAATTTCTCATTTTGGCTGGACGAGCGCCTGCACTCTCTGGTGCGCGCGGCTAAATTTATGCAAAACGCAGACGCAATACGAGACGACGAAAAGCTCGGCGGCTTCATACGCCTTTTTAAAGAAAACTCCGCGGAATTCGACGCATTGCAGTTTTTGCGCGAGGATGGAGAAATTTTCGTAGACGGCAAGGAGCTGGGCGACGATGAAGCGATGCCAAAGAGCCTTCGCACGGGGCTTGTGTGGTTTGAAGAGACCAAAAGCACGCTCGCGCCCACGGTAAATTTTATGCAGCGCCATAAAACCTTAGACGAGCCGACGCTAAATTTATGCGTGCCCGTGCTGGACGGCAGCTCGTTTGCGGGTGTGTTTTGCGGCGTAGTGAAGCTGCAAAACATACTAAAAAATATGGAAAAATTTAAACTAGCGCCAGATTCTTACGCCTTCATCGTCACGCACGGCGGCGAAATTTTAACGCCGATGAAGGACGCGGCGCTAAAAAAGCAGATCGAGGATAAATTTAAAGAGCTTTTCCTGCGGGGCGAAGACATCACGAGCATAAAAATCGGATCAAATTTTATCTCCGTCGCAGAGATCCCCACGCTAAACTGGTTCATCGGCGCAGGCACCGATAACGAAAAGGAGCTCGCCGCGCTGCTTAACTCCGCGCTAAAAAACGCCCTCATCCTGCTTTTTGCGTTCGCGGCGCTGGCGCTGGTGGCAAATTTCCTCCACAACTTTATGTATTCAAAAATCAAAAACCTGCAAGACGACTACGAAGCTCTGCTCAAGCATAAAGCCCGTATGAGCGAGGCGGGCGAGCTAATCAGCGGCATAAATCATCAGTTTATTCAGCCGGTAAATTCGCTAAATTTGATGATCTCAAGCTTGCTTATGCTGCAAAAAGACGGCAAGCTAGACGCCGCGACGCTAGAAAATATGCTGCAAAAGGGGCAGGCGGCGACCGTGCTTTTGAGCGATACGATCGAGATTTTTAGAAATTTTTATAAAACGAGCGACAGCCCGCAAAAATTTAGCGTGCAGCGCTGCGTCAAAGACCTGTTAAAGCTCATGCACACCGAGCTTAGCAAGGCAAACGTCGCGGTAAGTTTGCGCGAGTTTCAAGACGAAGAGGCCACGCAGCGAATGGGCATCGTGCAGCAAATTTTACTCATCCTCATACACAACGCCAAGGACGCGGTCGTGGAGCGATACAAAGACGAAATCGCCAAGCGGCAAATTTTTATCGAGGTCAAATTTGAAAACGGCATGTGTAAAATAGCCGTCACGGACTACGGCAGCGGCGTGAGCAAGGCGGCTCGGGATAAAATTTTAACCCAGCCAAAAACCACCAAAAAGCAAGGAAGCGGCATCGGGCTGTATTTCGGTAAAAAGCTCGCAAACGAGAAGCTTTCAGGCGATATCAGGCTGCTGAGTGCTGGCGATCCGACGACGTTTGAGCTCGGCTTTGAGATAAATTTAAAGGAGTGA
- a CDS encoding response regulator transcription factor translates to MQETLRLLKDLSVLIVEDDEIARELLIGGLKPYCLSVWGAGDGLEGLERFKKLAPTVVITDIHMPAMNGFEMMKEMIRIKPVQKFIVFTSYDTDDNLIKSIEHGAASFLKKPVDITALRRLLVALTYEKDEKLVRLSPQTSINLAKEKIYKNGEEIYLSFLQNKLFWLFAYNLNKLVSYEMIEEFVYENELSSKGAIQNVVLRLKRELGVRFKNISESGYILLSGE, encoded by the coding sequence ATGCAAGAAACTTTGAGGCTACTTAAAGACCTGAGCGTCCTCATCGTCGAGGACGACGAGATCGCAAGGGAGCTGCTAATAGGCGGGCTAAAACCCTACTGCCTAAGCGTCTGGGGCGCGGGCGACGGACTAGAGGGGCTGGAGCGCTTTAAAAAGCTAGCCCCTACGGTCGTCATCACCGACATCCACATGCCCGCAATGAATGGCTTTGAGATGATGAAGGAGATGATACGTATCAAGCCCGTGCAAAAATTTATCGTCTTTACCTCCTACGACACCGACGACAATCTCATCAAAAGCATCGAGCACGGTGCGGCGTCTTTTTTAAAAAAGCCGGTCGATATCACGGCGCTGCGCCGCCTACTAGTGGCTCTGACCTACGAAAAGGACGAGAAGCTCGTGCGCTTAAGCCCGCAAACGAGCATAAATCTCGCCAAAGAAAAGATCTACAAAAACGGCGAAGAAATTTATCTTTCGTTTTTGCAAAACAAGCTCTTCTGGCTCTTCGCGTATAATCTAAACAAACTCGTGAGCTACGAGATGATCGAGGAGTTCGTATATGAAAACGAGCTTTCTAGCAAGGGCGCGATACAAAACGTCGTACTGAGGCTGAAGCGGGAGCTGGGGGTGAGGTTTAAAAATATTAGCGAGAGTGGATATATCCTGCTAAGCGGCGAGTAA
- a CDS encoding disulfide oxidoreductase produces the protein MDYNIENKGFVCFVYNLQRRRAFWAALLAVLAVKFILCELFSGGAVADALVVKLRFATLFAAFGVCVAMCAPKVFGVKLAGFFLIFLGVIFGLDYSTSDFSGVSEISFPFALPLNEIYPSLFAPDFSATNEAGFIKIYAWANFAFFAVFGAFCLVMILSWFVYNARSSEINKI, from the coding sequence ATGGACTACAATATCGAAAATAAGGGCTTTGTCTGCTTTGTGTATAATTTGCAGCGAAGGCGGGCGTTTTGGGCGGCGTTGCTCGCGGTTTTGGCGGTTAAATTTATCTTGTGCGAGCTGTTTTCGGGCGGCGCAGTAGCTGACGCGCTCGTAGTGAAGCTGCGCTTTGCGACGCTGTTTGCGGCGTTTGGCGTGTGCGTAGCGATGTGCGCGCCTAAGGTGTTCGGCGTCAAGCTCGCGGGATTTTTTCTGATTTTTTTGGGCGTGATATTCGGGCTTGATTACTCTACGAGCGATTTTAGCGGCGTTAGCGAGATTAGCTTTCCTTTTGCGCTACCGCTAAATGAAATTTACCCGAGCCTTTTTGCGCCTGATTTTAGCGCGACAAACGAGGCTGGATTTATCAAAATTTACGCATGGGCGAATTTTGCGTTTTTTGCGGTGTTTGGGGCGTTTTGTCTGGTTATGATTTTAAGCTGGTTTGTGTATAACGCCCGCAGCAGCGAAATCAATAAAATTTAG
- a CDS encoding thiol:disulfide interchange protein DsbA/DsbL: MKAVVKFIRILAAVCLLGLGANALEEGTDYQTLQKPLNVPKNSVAKVFSYECVHCYKFDRTVTPKLFSELDGVKFIPYHLKTKGTLGETASKIFAAMIVLDEASDVSLLSDKSKFKKAKFAIYKATHDKGDDFNGGKDKAKFIKEALGAAGVSDADYDKALASTRAQEILKTWDESYDVAKIQGVPAFVVGGKYLLNVQALGSVGAMTEAIKELLVK, translated from the coding sequence ATGAAAGCAGTCGTTAAATTTATACGAATTTTAGCCGCCGTCTGCCTGCTCGGCCTCGGCGCGAACGCGTTAGAGGAAGGCACGGACTATCAGACGCTGCAAAAGCCGCTGAACGTGCCGAAAAACAGCGTCGCGAAGGTCTTTAGCTACGAGTGCGTCCACTGCTACAAATTTGACCGAACCGTCACACCAAAGCTCTTTAGCGAGCTGGACGGGGTCAAATTTATCCCTTATCACCTAAAAACCAAGGGCACGCTGGGCGAAACGGCGAGCAAAATTTTTGCCGCGATGATCGTTTTAGACGAGGCTAGCGACGTTAGTTTGCTAAGCGACAAGTCGAAATTTAAAAAGGCCAAATTTGCGATCTACAAGGCCACTCACGACAAGGGCGACGATTTTAACGGCGGCAAAGATAAGGCTAAGTTTATCAAAGAGGCTCTTGGCGCGGCCGGCGTGAGTGATGCGGACTACGACAAGGCTCTAGCCTCTACGCGTGCGCAAGAGATCCTAAAAACATGGGACGAGAGCTACGACGTAGCCAAGATCCAAGGCGTGCCGGCGTTTGTCGTCGGCGGTAAGTATCTGCTAAACGTGCAGGCACTTGGCTCAGTGGGTGCTATGACCGAAGCGATCAAAGAATTGTTGGTGAAATAA
- a CDS encoding cytochrome c3 family protein, with translation MRHLKFNAKLALACFMFMLGAAFASADFPAPKKACLACHEGIEPFTAHDTQMAQQIYALGASVGDPNGCVVCHGGNPKELKNAAKAHSGAPKGNLLDFFTPAAGGLSVIDKTCGACHAEQTSSIAKSMMSTDAGKIKVITYGWGLDNEDFKHRYANHHTIDKDGFEPIYGSEIYKSYIKELAAQHKDQFPSELKSIPKTNFAALNNKPEEAVYDYLRNCNACHLMSKGKQQRGHYRGLGCSACHVPYGVEGFYEGGDKAIDKTKPGHMLVHSMQGTRNSKVKVNDGEYSGIQISTCNACHSSGRRVSLQYQGLFPVDRGGAYIPFDDHGKLQQPNATYLYKHIKEDVHYKAGMLCQDCHTSPDMHGNGNIGTVALGDVEVECQDCHGTPNKYPWELKLGVGDELLNAADTKDANLKEMLLKDTPRGLAQEPMGVTQNYATNYDKKDGYLVSARGNAFGNVVKDGDKVILHSASGKDLEVPILKDIEKKGAWKNQQGRLAMVGAAKHLETMECYACHATWASSYYGYDYSIDFSNGQKMIDWVASAGKIGKNGTPADFDGKSFIMQKGGSAGDYSHARFEEPILGINGEGRVTPLVGVIQTVGTVIDEKGKVLLLNNVAKRKDGMLTIDMQPLNPHTSTREVRECNECHQNTKTMGFGIRMGEFDATPGEPKFMGIKDANGTMLSKHYNVQINAIKNLHTGDFMQILDKDGKQKMRVDSHFEKSSPLSKEQIESLKKDNYLEQAQQNLKKLDAK, from the coding sequence ATGAGACATTTAAAGTTTAACGCAAAGCTTGCGTTAGCCTGTTTTATGTTTATGCTCGGCGCCGCCTTTGCCTCCGCGGACTTCCCCGCGCCGAAAAAGGCCTGTCTCGCCTGTCACGAGGGCATTGAGCCCTTTACCGCGCACGATACCCAGATGGCGCAGCAAATTTACGCACTGGGCGCTAGCGTGGGCGATCCTAACGGCTGCGTCGTATGTCACGGCGGCAACCCCAAAGAGCTAAAAAACGCGGCCAAAGCCCATAGCGGCGCGCCGAAGGGAAATTTGCTCGATTTTTTCACTCCGGCTGCGGGCGGTCTTAGCGTGATAGATAAGACCTGCGGCGCCTGTCACGCCGAGCAGACTTCTAGTATCGCAAAGTCTATGATGAGCACGGATGCGGGCAAGATCAAGGTCATAACCTACGGCTGGGGGCTTGATAACGAGGACTTCAAGCATCGCTACGCCAACCACCACACCATAGACAAGGACGGATTTGAGCCTATCTACGGCAGCGAAATTTATAAATCCTACATAAAAGAGCTCGCCGCGCAGCACAAGGATCAATTTCCAAGCGAGCTAAAAAGCATTCCTAAGACGAATTTCGCCGCGCTAAACAACAAGCCCGAGGAGGCGGTGTATGACTATCTGCGAAACTGCAACGCCTGTCACTTGATGTCCAAGGGCAAGCAGCAGCGCGGTCACTACAGAGGGCTCGGCTGCTCGGCGTGCCACGTGCCTTACGGCGTAGAGGGCTTCTACGAGGGCGGCGATAAAGCGATCGATAAAACCAAACCCGGACATATGCTAGTTCACTCTATGCAGGGCACGAGAAATTCCAAAGTAAAGGTCAATGACGGCGAATACAGCGGTATTCAAATTTCTACCTGCAACGCCTGCCACTCTTCAGGCAGACGCGTGAGCTTGCAGTATCAGGGCTTATTTCCCGTCGATCGCGGCGGAGCGTATATACCGTTTGACGATCACGGCAAGCTTCAGCAGCCTAACGCGACTTATCTTTATAAGCACATCAAAGAGGACGTGCACTATAAGGCGGGTATGCTCTGTCAAGATTGCCACACGAGCCCCGATATGCACGGTAACGGCAACATCGGCACGGTGGCTCTGGGCGACGTGGAGGTGGAGTGTCAGGACTGCCACGGCACGCCTAACAAGTATCCGTGGGAGCTAAAACTAGGCGTGGGCGACGAACTTTTAAATGCGGCCGATACGAAGGATGCAAATTTAAAAGAAATGCTGCTAAAAGATACGCCTAGAGGACTCGCGCAAGAGCCAATGGGCGTCACGCAAAATTACGCGACTAATTACGATAAAAAGGACGGCTACTTGGTGAGCGCGCGCGGAAATGCATTCGGCAACGTCGTAAAAGACGGCGATAAAGTGATCCTGCACTCCGCAAGCGGCAAAGATCTTGAGGTGCCTATCTTAAAAGATATCGAGAAAAAGGGCGCTTGGAAAAATCAGCAAGGCCGCCTCGCGATGGTCGGAGCCGCAAAGCACCTAGAAACGATGGAGTGCTACGCGTGCCACGCTACGTGGGCGTCTTCATACTACGGATATGATTACAGCATCGATTTTAGCAACGGCCAAAAGATGATCGACTGGGTAGCTTCCGCCGGAAAGATCGGTAAAAACGGCACGCCGGCGGATTTTGACGGCAAGAGCTTCATAATGCAAAAGGGCGGCTCGGCGGGCGATTATTCGCATGCGCGGTTTGAGGAGCCGATTTTGGGCATTAACGGCGAAGGGCGCGTAACTCCGCTTGTCGGCGTCATCCAAACGGTAGGCACCGTCATTGACGAAAAGGGCAAGGTGCTGCTGCTTAACAACGTCGCCAAACGAAAGGACGGCATGCTCACGATCGATATGCAGCCGCTCAATCCTCACACGAGCACGAGGGAGGTCAGAGAGTGCAACGAATGCCACCAAAACACCAAAACGATGGGATTTGGCATAAGGATGGGCGAATTTGACGCTACGCCGGGAGAGCCTAAATTTATGGGCATAAAAGACGCCAACGGCACTATGCTAAGCAAGCACTACAACGTGCAGATTAACGCCATCAAAAACCTTCACACGGGCGATTTTATGCAAATTTTAGACAAAGACGGCAAGCAAAAGATGAGAGTGGATTCGCATTTTGAAAAATCAAGTCCGCTCAGCAAAGAGCAGATCGAATCGCTCAAAAAGGATAACTACCTCGAGCAAGCGCAGCAAAATCTCAAAAAGTTAGACGCTAAATAA
- a CDS encoding aryl-sulfate sulfotransferase — MHKNFFGSIVLAAALAGGAFIAVPQTASAAVLAHHVKVQGELGSVFINPYDVAPLTAVIDRAGKDIKDVHVRVLGKPNGGIDIAYNVSEHALLNHDGVPIWGLYPDYLNEVEVSYVFNGEKKVEKYKIYAQPIVTYSRDYRFSHMQKMKVKKVDPAFKNRLYLINNTITSVHKPLDWKNGGAASWNDFTENFVVDTQGEVRWYLDYQKFYDRSERRVMDGGMMMGFHQLPNGDLSWGMAQRYMRYDMMGKEVYNRELPRGYIDLSHEVMPLKGDHLLLRVGKYNYHHADGRLSHTIRDHIIEVDGSGKVVDEWDLNEIFGKNVYRSSLIKALDARAVCLNIDMDAKEIKISDDLPFGDVTSTGTGRNWAHVNSISHDPSDDGIILSLRHQGIVKIGRDKKVKWILASPEGWSADFKEKVLVPVDKNGNKIKCENSKCEGDFDWSWTQHTAWLTPRYDNKGPVKHISVFDNGDGRGMEQPALKEEKYSRAVEYKIDEKKGTVEQTWEFGKERGFDFYSAVTSVVEWQKDKSTYFMSSSNVYLLKPDKTIKMVLVEIDPKTNDIKFEMDVESASRDDVAYRALVIDPNIFNY; from the coding sequence ATGCATAAGAATTTTTTCGGTTCTATCGTTTTGGCTGCGGCCTTAGCAGGCGGCGCGTTTATAGCGGTGCCGCAGACGGCGAGCGCTGCGGTGCTAGCGCATCACGTGAAGGTGCAGGGCGAGCTTGGCTCGGTGTTTATCAACCCATACGACGTGGCGCCTCTGACCGCCGTCATCGATCGCGCGGGCAAGGACATCAAGGATGTCCACGTGCGGGTGCTGGGTAAACCAAATGGCGGCATCGACATCGCCTATAACGTCTCCGAGCATGCGCTGCTAAACCACGACGGCGTGCCGATCTGGGGGCTGTATCCGGACTATCTAAACGAGGTCGAGGTAAGCTACGTTTTTAACGGCGAAAAGAAGGTCGAAAAGTATAAAATTTACGCTCAGCCGATCGTGACGTATAGCCGAGATTATAGATTTAGCCACATGCAAAAGATGAAGGTTAAAAAGGTCGATCCTGCGTTTAAAAACAGGCTCTATCTCATCAACAACACCATCACGAGCGTCCATAAACCGCTTGATTGGAAAAACGGGGGTGCCGCTAGCTGGAACGACTTCACCGAAAATTTCGTCGTCGATACGCAAGGCGAGGTCAGATGGTATCTAGATTATCAGAAATTTTACGACCGCAGCGAGCGTAGAGTGATGGACGGCGGCATGATGATGGGTTTTCATCAGCTGCCAAACGGCGATCTGAGCTGGGGTATGGCGCAGCGATATATGCGCTACGATATGATGGGCAAGGAGGTGTATAATCGCGAGCTGCCGCGCGGCTACATCGACCTTAGCCACGAGGTGATGCCGCTTAAAGGCGATCATTTGCTACTTCGCGTGGGTAAATACAACTATCACCACGCAGACGGCAGGCTCTCGCACACGATCAGGGATCACATCATCGAAGTGGACGGCAGCGGCAAGGTCGTGGACGAGTGGGACCTGAATGAAATTTTCGGCAAAAACGTTTACCGCAGCAGCCTCATCAAGGCTCTTGACGCCCGCGCCGTATGCCTAAATATCGATATGGACGCCAAAGAGATCAAAATCAGCGACGATCTGCCTTTCGGCGACGTGACCTCGACCGGCACGGGACGCAACTGGGCGCACGTAAACTCGATCTCGCACGATCCTAGCGACGACGGCATCATCCTCTCGCTCCGCCACCAAGGCATAGTTAAGATCGGCCGCGACAAAAAGGTGAAATGGATCCTCGCATCGCCTGAGGGCTGGAGCGCGGACTTTAAAGAAAAAGTACTAGTGCCCGTGGATAAAAACGGCAACAAAATCAAATGCGAAAACTCAAAATGCGAGGGCGACTTCGACTGGTCGTGGACGCAGCACACCGCGTGGCTCACTCCGCGCTACGATAACAAGGGCCCCGTAAAGCACATCAGCGTATTTGACAACGGCGACGGCCGCGGCATGGAGCAGCCTGCGCTAAAAGAGGAAAAATACTCTCGCGCGGTCGAGTATAAGATCGACGAGAAAAAGGGCACCGTCGAGCAGACGTGGGAGTTTGGCAAGGAGCGCGGATTTGACTTTTACAGCGCGGTTACGAGCGTCGTGGAGTGGCAAAAGGATAAAAGCACGTATTTCATGTCAAGCTCGAACGTCTATCTGCTAAAGCCAGATAAAACGATCAAAATGGTGCTCGTGGAGATCGATCCGAAAACAAACGACATTAAATTTGAAATGGACGTGGAGTCGGCGTCTAGAGACGACGTAGCTTACCGCGCGCTGGTGATCGATCCGAATATCTTTAACTATTAA
- a CDS encoding tautomerase family protein yields the protein MPFINVKMAGPEPTKEQKQKLVEEMTDTMVRVLGKSRERVQIYIETYDASSIGSGGKTLEELRKEQK from the coding sequence ATGCCTTTCATAAACGTAAAAATGGCAGGCCCGGAGCCGACGAAAGAGCAAAAGCAAAAGCTGGTCGAGGAGATGACCGATACTATGGTGCGCGTGCTGGGCAAAAGTCGAGAGCGAGTGCAAATTTATATCGAGACATACGACGCAAGCTCGATAGGATCGGGCGGCAAGACGCTTGAGGAGCTTAGAAAGGAGCAAAAATGA
- the bcp gene encoding thioredoxin-dependent thiol peroxidase: MSEFSKEDLERKITLAAGDTAPEFSLENSDGVSVSLKDFVGKNVVLYFYPKDNTPGCTTEACEFSALYDDFIAKDTVILGISPDSVKSHAGFAQKQNLKHILLSDPAHEVAKLYGVWQVKKNYGKEYLGIARSTFVIGKDGKIAKVYKSVKAKEHAAKVLADLVK; this comes from the coding sequence ATGAGCGAATTTTCTAAAGAAGATTTGGAGCGAAAAATCACTCTGGCAGCGGGCGATACGGCGCCCGAGTTTAGCCTGGAAAACAGCGACGGCGTAAGCGTCAGCCTAAAAGACTTCGTCGGAAAAAACGTCGTGCTGTACTTTTACCCAAAGGACAACACCCCGGGCTGCACGACCGAAGCGTGCGAATTTAGCGCGCTTTACGACGATTTTATAGCCAAAGATACCGTGATCTTGGGCATTAGTCCCGATAGCGTCAAGTCGCACGCCGGCTTTGCGCAAAAACAGAACCTAAAGCACATCCTACTAAGCGATCCCGCGCACGAAGTCGCCAAACTCTACGGCGTCTGGCAGGTGAAGAAAAACTACGGCAAAGAGTATCTGGGCATCGCACGCTCGACCTTTGTGATCGGCAAAGACGGCAAGATCGCAAAGGTGTACAAAAGCGTGAAGGCAAAAGAGCATGCGGCAAAGGTGTTGGCCGATCTTGTGAAGTGA